A segment of the Terriglobia bacterium genome:
CTCCTATGGCGGATATTTGACGGCGATGGGGCTGGCGCGGAACTCCGACCTGTTCGCCGCCGGTGTGGACATGCACGGAGTACACGACTGGTTTTCGGAGGCGCGGCACTGGCACCCCACGCTGGGCGAAGATGCGCCCGACTTGGCGGAGGCGAAGAAGCTGGCGTTGGAGTCGTCGCCGATCTCGACGATTGCGCAGTGGCGCTCGCCGGTGCTGCTGATCCAGGGCGACGACGATCGCAACGTTCCCTTCAACCAGACCGTGGACCTGGTGCAGCGCCTGCGCGCGCAGAAGACTCCGTTCGAAACGATCGTCTTCCCCGACGAGATCCACGATTTCCTGCTGTGGCGGAGCTGGGTGCGCGCCTACGCGGCGACCGCAGAATTCTTCGATCGCGTGTTGAAGCGCGGCGAGAAAATCGGCGTGCCGCACTAGCGGCGGGGGTTCAGCGGATCGTGCGGCGCGGTCGTGTAGCGGAAGCGGTATTCCGACTCCGCCTCGCCGGAATAAAACCGCGTGTTGAACTCCAGCAGCGGCACGTCGGTTGTGTGCACGCGAATTCCGGGCGCAGTCCGGTCCACCAGAACCTGGTCCCAGTAAATCTGGAGATTGGTCGCGATGCGGATGCGCCGCGTGCCCGGCGGCAATCTGCCGGTGAGGTCGGCAATGGTGGTGCGCGCCAGGCCCGCCGGGAAGCCCATATCCTCGACCACGCGCACCCAATCGCGCTCTTGTTGTCGTTCAATCCCTGGAGGGAGACGCGTACCGAGGAATTCTTATTGCCGCCGTCATTGCGCAATAGCACCGGCGGGCCACCTGCTTGCGTGATCAGGATGTCGTCATCGCCGTCGCCGTCGTAATCGGCGATGGCGAGCGCGCGGGGATTGGTGAGCAGAATCTTGTCGAGCCCGACTTGCGCGGTGACGTCCACGAACGCGGCGCCGGTGTTGCGCAGCAATCGGATTTCGGCGCGACCCGGCGCGGTTTCTCCGACCGCGACCAGGTCCATCCAGCCGTCGTTGTCGTAATCGAAGGCGGCGACGCCCCAGGCACGGACCCAGCGCAAATCGGCCAGCGACACCGGCTCAAAGCGCTTGCCATCCACGTTCCGCCAGAGGCTCAACCCGGGCGCGGCGCTGTGCGTGAAGGCCAGGTCCATCCATCCATCTTTGTTGTAATCGAGTACAGCGACACCTTTGGTCGCAGGCATGGGAGCTGCCCAGGGCTCAGACCCGGACCACCTGCCTTCACGTGGATTATTGAAAATGCGAGTCGGTGAACCGGTGACGAGCAAATCGATTGCGCGATCGTCGTTGTAATCGGTGGCTACGGCGGCGAAGCCGCCACCACCTAAACCGATTTCTGCGGTGACATCGGTGAATGTGCCATTGCCGTTGTTACGCCACAGCATGCTAGCGGTGCGGCCCGAGACGTAGAGACTGCCGGTAACGTATAGATCGAGGTCGCCATCATGGTCATAGTCCACCCACATCAAGCTGGCGACCCGGCCGGAGGCGGTGATGTGCAGTTCGCCGGTAACGTCCTTGAAAGTGCCATTGCGCTCGTTGTGGTACACGAGGACGCGACCATCCGCCACCTCACCTGAGATGGCGAGGTCCGGGAAGCCATCGTTGTCGTAATCACCGGCAGCACAACTGAGCGCGTGAAACGCGGGATCGAACCCCGCTTGCTGCGTGACGTCGGAGAAACGGCCGTTACCGAGATTGCGGTACAGCGTCAGCCCGCCCTGCCCACCACCGTCGGCGAGCAGTAGATCAGGACGCCCCTCGCCGTCGAAGTCGAAAAAACAAGCGCCCGAGCCGATTGTGTCCGGCAAGCTGGATTGCGGCGATTGCGTCCCAGCCGCAATTCCGGCTTACCGCTTGCGTCACCTGGCGATGAGCGCGCCCGGCGGGCAGCTTGAAGATGAGCGGCACGTGCAGGGTGGAGTTGTAGATGAAGAAGCCGTGAGTCTTCTCGCCGTGTTCACCCAGGCCTTCGCCGTGATCGCCCAGCAGTACGATCAAGGTGCGCCCGTACACGGCCTTGCTTTTGAGAAACGCGAGAATGCGTCCCAGTTGCGCGTCGGCAAAGGCGATCTCACCGTCGTAAGGATGCGCCTTGTAGGTCTCGCTGTAGGGCGCAGGCGGATGGTAAGGATGATGGGGATCGTAGAGGTGAACCCAGAGCAGAAAACGCTTCTGGTAATTCTGCACGAGCCAGCGCAACGCTTCGTCGACCACCTGGTCTGCCGGACGCTCCATGCTGTCGAGATTGGTTTCGAGCAGGCGATTGAAGTCGAAATGATCGTAGTAAAAATCGAAGCCGCGATTCAGCCCGAAGCGCGAATCGAGCACGGCGGAGGCAATCACCGCGCCGGTGGAGTATCCATTCTGGTGCAGGATGGAGGCGAGCGTCGGCTGCTCCGCGCCCAGGCGGTTGCCGCTGAAGTCGTGCATGCCGCTCAGCATCGGGTAGGTGCCGGTGAAAATCACGGTGTGCGACGGAAGCGTGATCGGAACCGGGGTGTAGGCCTGGCGGAAGAGCACGCCATCGCTGGCGAGGCTGTCAATGTTCGGCGTCCGCACCTGCTGATAGCCGTAGCATCCGACATGGTCGGCGCGCAGGGTATCAATGGTAACGATCAGGACATTGGGCTTCGCCTCCGCGCCCGCCCAGGCGGCGGTTGCGGCAAAACAGCACAGACAAGAGATCAGCGTGAACTGGCGGAAACGCATGCTGGGGAACACGGCAAGTGGCCCAATTATATATGCTCTCACTTGCCGGCAATCAGAACCACGGCGACCAGCGCTGCCATCAGGCCAACGATTTGCAGCCGCGAAAGACGCTCCTTCAGCACCATGCGCGCGAGCACGACCGTACTGGCCGGATAGAGAGAGGACAGCACGGCGGCCACATCGAGGCGGCCCCGTTGCGCGGCGGCGACGTACAGTGCATTGGCGCCGGAATCCAGAATTCCAGCCAGCAACATCCAACCCAGCGCGCCCCGCCCTGCCTTCCATGAGCGGCCGGCCAACAGGACGATTCCCAGCATGAGCAGACATGACGCCGTGCGGGCCGAAACCAGCGGCCAGAAGATGGAGCGTGATCCGGCCAGTTTCATGCACAGAAGAAAGCCGCCGAACCCAACTCCGGCGAGCACGGCCAGAGGCAGGCCTTTCGATTGCGTGGACATGCCATGGGGCGTGGCGATCAGCCAGATGCTGACCATGGCGAGCGCGATGCCGGCGATCTGGATGGCATGCGGCCGGCCTTCGGTACGGAAGCTGAACAGCAGCGGTACGAGCGCGGTGATCACTGCCGAAAGCGGCGCATTGAGACCCATGGTGCCGACCGCCAGCGATTGATAGAACGCCGCCAGCCCGATGCCGCCGACGAGACCTGCGACCGCTCCCCAGAGCAGCGCGCTCCAACCGGGAACCGGTTCGCCCGACAGCAGGGCCAGAGAGACCATGAACGCCAGTCCGGTGGCATGCGCGACGACCACGACGTGAAAGGCGTTGGCGGTTTTGGTGGCCATGCCACCACTGAAATCGCCGGCGCCCCAGGTGACGGCAGCGGAAAGGCTCAGAGTGGGAAAAATGAGGTTGGGCACGCGTCAGATCGTTCCGTGATTGAGGTACGGCAGTATAGCGCGCTGGGACGTGAACGGACGCGT
Coding sequences within it:
- a CDS encoding VCBS repeat-containing protein codes for the protein MPDTIGSGACFFDFDGEGRPDLLLADGGGQGGLTLYRNLGNGRFSDVTQQAGFDPAFHALSCAAGDYDNDGFPDLAISGEVADGRVLVYHNERNGTFKDVTGELHITASGRVASLMWVDYDHDGDLDLYVTGSLYVSGRTASMLWRNNGNGTFTDVTAEIGLGGGGFAAVATDYNDDRAIDLLVTGSPTRIFNNPREGRWSGSEPWAAPMPATKGVAVLDYNKDGWMDLAFTHSAAPGLSLWRNVDGKRFEPVSLADLRWVRAWGVAAFDYDNDGWMDLVAVGETAPGRAEIRLLRNTGAAFVDVTAQVGLDKILLTNPRALAIADYDGDGDDDILITQAGGPPVLLRNDGGNKNSSVRVSLQGLNDNKSAIGCAWSRIWASRRAWRAPPLPTSPADCRRARGASASRPISRFTGTRFWWTGLRPEFACTQPTCRCWSSTRGFIPARRSRNTASATRPRRTIR
- a CDS encoding sulfatase; protein product: MRAYIIGPLAVFPSMRFRQFTLISCLCCFAATAAWAGAEAKPNVLIVTIDTLRADHVGCYGYQQVRTPNIDSLASDGVLFRQAYTPVPITLPSHTVIFTGTYPMLSGMHDFSGNRLGAEQPTLASILHQNGYSTGAVIASAVLDSRFGLNRGFDFYYDHFDFNRLLETNLDSMERPADQVVDEALRWLVQNYQKRFLLWVHLYDPHHPYHPPAPYSETYKAHPYDGEIAFADAQLGRILAFLKSKAVYGRTLIVLLGDHGEGLGEHGEKTHGFFIYNSTLHVPLIFKLPAGRAHRQVTQAVSRNCGWDAIAAIQLAGHNRLGRLFFRLRRRGAS
- a CDS encoding DMT family transporter, with the translated sequence MPNLIFPTLSLSAAVTWGAGDFSGGMATKTANAFHVVVVAHATGLAFMVSLALLSGEPVPGWSALLWGAVAGLVGGIGLAAFYQSLAVGTMGLNAPLSAVITALVPLLFSFRTEGRPHAIQIAGIALAMVSIWLIATPHGMSTQSKGLPLAVLAGVGFGGFLLCMKLAGSRSIFWPLVSARTASCLLMLGIVLLAGRSWKAGRGALGWMLLAGILDSGANALYVAAAQRGRLDVAAVLSSLYPASTVVLARMVLKERLSRLQIVGLMAALVAVVLIAGK